The DNA sequence gagaagaagaagaaaaagaaaagaaggaagCGTCGACCTTCTACTAGTTAGCAATACATAATACTAGTTAGCAATAAATAATACTAATTAGCAATTAATAATACTAGTTAGCCATTAATAATCCTCTGCGGCGTCTCTTCTTGCCTCTGACACGTAAGAAACTTTATTTATGTGACAAGATGTTGCCTGCGGAGGCTTGTGGGGAATTCATTTGTACAAATGAGtgttcgtccatccatccatttctaccgcttgtcccttgttcGTATTTGATCCAAATGTAGCAGAGCTCCACAAAGTGAGTCTAGAGCTGAACTTCACGTCCAGGTGACCCTGAGCAAGACACCCAAGCCCAaaatgctcctgatgggtcgggacaagcggtagtaaatggctGGATGGGTCGTGGACTTTGCATGGCAATGTGCTTGTTCTTAAAGTGCAATGACATCATAACTTTATTCAACAAGGACAAGTCCCTGACGTCACACAATAGTGTCATGTGTTGTTTATTCAACAAGGACAAGTCCCTGACGTCACACAATAGTGTCATGTGTTGTTTATTCAACAAGGACAAGTCCCTGACGTCACACAATAGTGTCATGTGTTGTTTATTCAACAAGGACAAGTCCCTGACGTCACACAATAGTGTCATGTGTTGTTTATTCAACAAGGACAAGTCCCTGACGTCACACAATAGTGTCATTTGTTGTTTATTCAACAAGGACAAGTCCTGACGTCACACAATAGTGTCATGTGTTGTTTATTCAACAAGGACAAGTCCTGACGTCACACAATAGTGTCATGTGTTGTTTATTCAACAAGGACAAGTCCCTGACGTCACACAATAGTGTCATGTGTTGTTTATTCAACAAGGACAAGTCCCTGACGTCACACAATAGTGTCATGTGTTGTTTATTCAACAAGGACAAGTCCCTGACGTCACACAATAGTGTCATGTGTTGTTTATTCAACAAGGACAAGTCCTGACGTCACACAATAGTGTCATGTGTTGTTTATTCAACAAGGACAAGTCCCTGACGTCACACAATAGTGTCATGTGTTgtttattcaacaagaacaagtcCCTGACGTCACACAATAGTGTCATGTCTTGTTTATTCAACAAGGACAAGTCCCTGACGTCACACAATAGTGTCATGTGTTGTTTATTCAACAAGGACAAGTCCCTGACGTCACACAATAGTGTCATGTGTTGTTTATTCAACAAGGACAAGTCCCTGACGTCACACAATAGTGTCATGTGTTGTTTATTCAACAAGGACAAGTCCCTGACGTCACACAATAGTGTCATGTGTTGTTTATTCAACAAGGACAAGTCCCTGACGTCACACAATAGTGTCATGTGTTGTTTATTCAACAAGGACAAGTCCCTGACGTCACACAATAGTGTCATTTGTTGTTTATTCAACAAGGACAAGTCCTGACGTCACACAATAGTGTCATGTGTTGTTTATTCAACAAGGACAAGTCCCTGACGTCACACAATAGTGTCATGTGTGGTTTATTCAACAAGGACAAGTCCCTGACGTCACACAATAGTGTCATGTGTTGTTTATTCAACAAGGACAAGTCCCTGACGTCACACAATAGTGTCATTTGTTGTTTATTCAACAAGGACAAGTCCCTGACGTCACACAATAGTGTCATGTGTTGCAAAGTTGTCACTTTTTGTTTATCACTGCTGAAATGTTAAAGGGCGTCTGTGTTATAGAAAAACAGTTTTGGTTTGGATTTGATCATTTATGAATACACAAAACACTTTGAAAGTGTATTTTAAACAACCATTATGATATTTGCTTTACAGTAATAATGGATGAATGTGATTTTAGAATATTGACATTGACAGTGTTGCTAGTTACTACCTACTTTAATTTGAAGCTTATacctatatgaactatattatatgcACATATTTTAGAACTATACTATATGCACATATTTTAGAACTATATTATATGCACATATTTTCAATCTGTCAGATTGTTGTATGGCTTAGCACAATCAGATGTTAAGAGTGCCTTGGATAGACATGAATCCCAAGGCAGAAGTGAGTGAACCCTCACACTGCCAACAACTCAGTTGTGTTTTCATTGCAGATCATTCTTGAACTTTGCGTTATGTGGAGTTGACCACCATGTGGTCCTACATTGGAAGGAAAGCGCCTCTCTTCAGAGGCTCTGTGGGGGGCTGCAGTTGTCCAAGAGTCACTCAGGTGACTCGGGCCTGTAGTAGTCTGCTGACTGACAGCAGGAAGGGGCTTGTCCTGCACTCCCAGTCCACAGACATATACGAGAACCTTTCCCTGGAGAACTGGATAGAGGACAACGTGGACCTGGAGCAACGCAACATCCTACTGCTGTGGCGCAGCAGGCCAGCCGTGGTCATTGGGCGACACCAGAATCCCTGGCAGGAATGCAACCTGTCACTCATGAGGCATTCAGGAATAACTTTAGCCCGAAGACAAAGTGGTGGAGGCACGGTCTTCCATGACCTAGGAAACCTCAACTTGACCTTCTTTGCTTCGAAGAAGGCGTATAACCGCCAGAGGAACCTGAAGGTCATCACGGACGCTCTGAAGTGTCTTCGACCTGGACTGGAGGTCCAAGCCACCAAAAGGTTCGACATCTTTCTGAAGGGGCAGTACAAGATCTCAGGTGGGTTTGaggtagggctgggtgatatggccttttaataatatgtggatatgtttagtccatgtcaccatacaccatatatatgtggatatgtttagtccatgtcaccatacaccatatatatgtggatatgtttagtccatgtcaccatacaccatatatatgtgaatatgtttagtccatgtcaccatacaccatatatatgtggatatgtttagtccatgtcaccatacaccatatatatgtgcatatgtttagtccatgtcaccatacaccatatatatgtggatatgtttagtccatgtcaccatacaccatatatatgtggatatgtttagtccatgtcaccatacaccatatatatgtgaatatgtttagtccatgtcaccatacaccatatatatgtggatatgtttagtccatgtcaccatacaccatatatatgtggatatgtttagtccatgtcaccatacaccatatatatgtggatatgtttagtccatgtcaccatacaccatatatatgtggatatgtttagtccatgtcaccatacaccatatatatgtggatatgtttagtccatgtcaccatacaccatatatatgtggatatgtttagtccatgtcaccatacaccatatatatgtggatatgtttagtccatgtcaccatacaccatatatatgtggatatgtttagtccatgtcatgatacatcatatatatgtggatatgtttagtccatgtcaccatacaccatatatatgtgcatatgtttagtccatgtcaccatacaccatatatatgtggatatgtttagtccatgtcaccatacaccatatatatgtggatatgtttagtccatgtcatgatacatcatatatatgtggatatttagccttagccttgaatgaacacttgatgcatataatgacagcagtatgatgattctatgtgtctacattaaaacattcttcttcatactgcattaatatatgctacttttaaactttcatgcagagagggaaatcacaactaagtcaattgagcaaaagtgtatttattaaacagttattaatcaGTGGCacaaacaaagtgcaagattgtcagagacattttaaaagaaactattagtgcacttttgtgcatgatgtcactaagatgacatatcaaaaattaaagtgcactttttgtacagaacgccactacaatagtttaaaacaaataaagtgcactttagtgcatgatgtcacacaagatatttcaataagtgtcaaataaaaatgagctgcataataggaaatcaaatagtgtatgtccttcactatgtggtaggttcctgcggacgttatctcctgttgTTGACaagttttttcatacagtgttgatgtggaaatggttgcttgggcattttgtgggtgtggcactgaccggaggtgttgacatgcagagtttcaagcactcttcattctctagcgggcgacttttcaaatgatgctacaaattagccgtaatgctactttttgtagcaacacttttgccgcacacttgacatattacagttgtctgttcaacatcttcccgcttgaagccaaaccaccgctagACGATGGACCCCACGCTGTTTTTCATGGGaattcccgcgaccccgaaagggacaagcagtagaaaatggatggatgaattcttcttccttcatttgttaccagatttgcaccttctttctctggtATTACCACTctcaccgctagcatcacagctaactttacccatgctgctacctctctgctgggcgaggTATGACGTTGcatgcgcgacagtatgtgacgtttgtaagaaggtgcgcttgttttatgtctctgtgagaaggagagacaagaaagagtgagaagagtctgtagtgtaatgcctgcagctaaaagcaactgcgtgagaacgtatactccaatatcaccatatagtcattttctatatcacacagagacaaacctgcgatacatacagtatattccatatatccagTATagtccatatatcgcccagccctagtttgagGGCAGTTATAACTACAAGAGTGAATGGGATTCTTATTTTGTTCTCTATCTAATGTTATGTTGAGCCAGGAAGTGCATCCAGAATTGGCAGGAAGTCATCATACCACCACTGCACACTCCTGCATTCAGCAGACCAATCTGCCCTCTCCACCGTCTTCCGCTCTTCCTGCCAGGGTCTCCGCAGCAATGCCACGCCCAGTGTGCCCTCACCTGTGGCCAACCTGCTGGACCTTGACCCCAGCATGCAGTGGGAGGAGCTGCTGGATGCACTGGCCAATCAGTACAGTGCAGGTATTGAATGCCTGTTTGGAAGCTAACTTTGCcaccttcagattgttttcttttgcaTTGTTCCTCAGAGTTTGGTGTCAGCTCTGCAAAAAATCCTGTTAGTCCTGCTGATGAGTCAGCATTTCCGGGTGTCAGCAGGGCGGCCGCAGAACTACGAGGGTGGGACTGGATATTTGGAAAGACCCCAAAGTTCAGTGTCCAAACGCTCCTGACAATGACTGATAACACTTCATCAGCTGAATGCACGGCACATCTTTGTGTGGAGGTGAAGAGTGGCGTGATTGACAAGTGCCACTTGGACCTTCCTACTGACTGGCTTCCACCTGGCCTCACCAGCAAGGTGAGCAGAGTGCTGGAGGGAGAGCAGTTTTGTTCACAACGCATCGCTGCGTCGTTTGCTGTGGTGTGGCGCTGTGAGAGCAGCAAACACTGTAACAGACTTCAAAGACTGTGTGACGCCATCTTGGCTGCCATGGGTGAACACAAACATAAGGGAACATTAGCTGTGTCCCAAGTCAGGGCTGTCACCATGTAGGCCTCCTCTAGCTCTGATCACACATGTCTCACTCCTGACACAAGTCAGGGCTGTCACCATGTAGGCCTCCTCTAGCTCTCTTCACACATGTCTCACTTCTGACACAAGTCAGGGCTGTCACCATGTAGGCCTCCTCTAGCTCTCTTCACACATGTCTCACTCTGACACAAAAGTTAACATAGTTGAAATACGCCTGAGGTATGAGTGACCACAACATATAGGGAAGTGTCTTGACAAAGTCCTCATTTGAAGGAGGCCTCAAACCTTCATATCACTCTTTAAGAGTTTCATTTCAATCCCTAGTTCTTTCATGCACATACCTGAATGTTTGCcattgtatgttgtgtgtgtgtgggtgtgtacataaatgtatatttgtgtgtgtgcgtgcatataTATGCCTGTTTTTAGCGTGTCTAACACACATCCTTCCACTTTCTGTTTGCggcacttggtggaaaaagttttgaGAGTGATAGTGTTGGTCAGTGGCACtctaaaatatatgttttggtATTTCAATTTTCTTTTCATAAACGGATATTGAAAACAAAGAAGTCTGTGTACGTC is a window from the Nerophis lumbriciformis linkage group LG28, RoL_Nlum_v2.1, whole genome shotgun sequence genome containing:
- the lipt1 gene encoding lipoyl amidotransferase LIPT1, mitochondrial, with protein sequence MWSYIGRKAPLFRGSVGGCSCPRVTQVTRACSSLLTDSRKGLVLHSQSTDIYENLSLENWIEDNVDLEQRNILLLWRSRPAVVIGRHQNPWQECNLSLMRHSGITLARRQSGGGTVFHDLGNLNLTFFASKKAYNRQRNLKVITDALKCLRPGLEVQATKRFDIFLKGQYKISGSASRIGRKSSYHHCTLLHSADQSALSTVFRSSCQGLRSNATPSVPSPVANLLDLDPSMQWEELLDALANQYSAEFGVSSAKNPVSPADESAFPGVSRAAAELRGWDWIFGKTPKFSVQTLLTMTDNTSSAECTAHLCVEVKSGVIDKCHLDLPTDWLPPGLTSKVSRVLEGEQFCSQRIAASFAVVWRCESSKHCNRLQRLCDAILAAMGEHKHKGTLAVSQVRAVTM